The following proteins come from a genomic window of Aequorivita marisscotiae:
- a CDS encoding CIS tube protein, producing the protein MKGELKKLKIIGFKDDKFTEPVGDGEFTSLLNPEKYTFKYKVEYTEAQGQGTSATQPKYLRSVPEDLDLQFLFDRTGVINGQSNKLGDGIIEDIEKFKRIVFDYNGDEHKPNYLMIGWGTLLFKGVLAEMSIEYKLFSPEGVPLRAVVTASFKGLVEDSLRVARENNNSPDLTHIRMVKQGDSLPLMTFRIYGDSKYYLQVAAANNLINFRRLQPGQEIIFPPIEKVS; encoded by the coding sequence ATGAAGGGCGAATTAAAAAAACTGAAGATAATAGGTTTTAAAGATGATAAGTTCACAGAACCCGTGGGCGATGGCGAATTTACTTCTCTATTGAACCCCGAGAAATACACGTTTAAATATAAAGTAGAATATACCGAAGCGCAAGGCCAAGGCACGAGCGCCACACAACCCAAATATTTACGCTCGGTACCTGAGGATTTAGATTTACAATTTCTTTTTGATCGTACAGGCGTTATTAACGGTCAGAGTAATAAGTTAGGCGATGGTATAATTGAAGACATTGAAAAATTTAAACGAATAGTTTTTGATTATAACGGCGATGAACACAAACCCAATTATTTAATGATTGGTTGGGGAACATTATTATTTAAGGGAGTCCTCGCCGAAATGTCTATTGAATACAAACTCTTCTCGCCCGAAGGCGTACCCCTACGAGCTGTGGTAACAGCTAGTTTTAAAGGACTTGTGGAAGATAGTTTGCGTGTTGCTCGCGAAAATAATAACTCACCAGATTTAACGCACATACGCATGGTAAAGCAAGGCGATTCCTTGCCGTTAATGACTTTTAGAATTTACGGCGATTCAAAATATTACTTGCAGGTGGCCGCTGCAAATAATCTAATTAACTTCCGAAGACTGCAACCAGGGCAAGAAATAATATTTCCACCAATAGAAAAAGTTTCATAA
- a CDS encoding DUF5908 family protein: protein MPIEIKELHIKINVNGSEQSNATPNKSRAKAEAIIKSCVEEVMRIESRKKER from the coding sequence ATGCCCATAGAAATTAAAGAATTACATATAAAAATTAATGTGAACGGCTCTGAACAATCCAATGCTACTCCCAATAAATCCCGAGCCAAAGCCGAAGCTATTATAAAATCTTGTGTTGAAGAAGTAATGCGAATTGAATCTAGAAAAAAAGAACGATAA
- a CDS encoding phage tail protein: MGTDYPPVSFHFLVEFNGISSQNKDAQFQSVMGLSVDIETEEFAEGGENRFKHKFPVRSKFPNLVLKRGMVTDSELIKWCRNAIESFQFEPVDLTVKLLNEKHEPIITWNVVHAYPVKWDVAELNAEESKVMIETIELAYNYFTLV; the protein is encoded by the coding sequence ATGGGCACAGATTACCCACCCGTTAGTTTTCATTTTTTGGTGGAATTCAATGGAATTTCCTCACAGAACAAAGACGCTCAGTTTCAATCTGTGATGGGTTTATCTGTAGATATTGAAACCGAAGAATTTGCCGAAGGGGGCGAAAATAGATTTAAACACAAGTTTCCGGTTAGATCTAAATTTCCCAACCTCGTTTTAAAACGTGGTATGGTAACAGATTCCGAATTAATAAAATGGTGCCGAAACGCTATTGAAAGTTTTCAGTTTGAACCTGTAGACCTTACGGTAAAATTACTAAACGAAAAACACGAGCCTATTATAACGTGGAATGTTGTACATGCATATCCGGTTAAATGGGATGTAGCCGAACTTAATGCCGAAGAGAGCAAGGTAATGATTGAAACCATAGAATTAGCGTATAACTATTTTACACTCGTTTAA
- a CDS encoding phage tail protein: MANTYPLVKFHFSVEWGGTNIGFTEVSGLDVETELIEYRNGASPEFSKIKMPGMQKYGNITLKRGSFANDNEFYQWWNTVSLNTIERRDITISLLNEEHAPVLVWKVKNAFPVKVQSTDLKGDGNEVAIETLEIAHEGLSIQNGD, translated from the coding sequence ATGGCCAATACATATCCATTAGTAAAATTTCATTTCTCAGTAGAATGGGGAGGAACAAATATAGGTTTCACCGAAGTAAGCGGACTAGATGTAGAAACCGAATTGATAGAATACCGCAATGGTGCCAGTCCAGAATTCAGTAAAATAAAAATGCCTGGGATGCAAAAGTATGGCAACATTACCTTAAAACGGGGTTCATTTGCGAACGACAATGAGTTTTACCAATGGTGGAACACCGTTAGTTTAAACACTATTGAACGTCGCGATATAACTATTTCATTGCTGAATGAAGAACACGCACCGGTTTTGGTTTGGAAAGTAAAAAATGCTTTTCCCGTTAAAGTGCAATCCACAGATTTAAAAGGCGATGGTAACGAAGTGGCCATTGAAACCCTTGAGATTGCACACGAAGGACTTTCTATTCAAAACGGTGATTAA
- a CDS encoding phage tail sheath family protein: MATTYKTPGVYVEEISKFPPSVAQVETAIPAFIGYTEISDASVQNKPKRIVSLLEYETYFGKAQNEAAITVTINDTIDSGPPLKLTDQKFTVAMPSTSPFVMYYAMRMYFDNGGGPCYICSVGDYSGGSVSQVALVGGLNELEKFDEPTLYAFPDAMAVSTADSYYSLINKALSQAQKLKDRFVIIDAFANNSANIRSSSTLGNGVSLLKYGAAYHPFLRTVYSYAYADSAVTLAHSVTDETNTTSTGVYDGKKLDELADSGDSDFNLILYNKIKTELEKQYVTLPPSSAMAGIYARVDSNRGVWKAPANVSISGAVEPTIKITHEAQQDLNIHTSGKSINAIRSFTGKGILVWGARTLAGNDNEWKYVPVRRFFNMVEESVEKASAQFVFEPNDANTWVKVRAMIENFLTLQWRAGALAGAKPEQAFYVRIGLGQTMTADDILNGIMNIEIGMAAVRPAEFIVLKFSHKMQEA; this comes from the coding sequence ATGGCAACTACGTACAAAACACCCGGAGTTTATGTGGAGGAAATATCTAAGTTTCCTCCATCAGTGGCTCAAGTGGAAACAGCAATTCCGGCCTTTATAGGCTACACAGAAATCAGTGATGCTTCAGTGCAAAACAAACCAAAACGCATAGTATCATTACTGGAATACGAAACCTATTTTGGCAAAGCACAAAATGAAGCTGCAATAACCGTTACAATAAATGATACCATTGACAGTGGCCCACCTTTAAAACTAACCGACCAAAAATTTACTGTTGCAATGCCTTCTACTAGTCCGTTTGTTATGTACTATGCAATGCGAATGTATTTTGACAACGGCGGTGGGCCCTGCTATATCTGTTCGGTCGGCGATTATTCGGGTGGCAGTGTAAGCCAGGTTGCACTCGTTGGCGGCTTAAACGAATTAGAAAAATTTGATGAACCAACGTTGTATGCTTTTCCTGATGCAATGGCCGTATCTACTGCAGATAGCTATTACTCGTTAATAAATAAAGCTTTGAGCCAGGCCCAAAAACTAAAGGATCGTTTTGTAATTATTGATGCCTTCGCAAATAACAGTGCAAATATTCGAAGTTCATCAACTTTGGGTAATGGCGTATCATTATTAAAGTACGGAGCTGCATACCATCCGTTTTTAAGAACAGTGTACAGTTATGCCTATGCAGATTCGGCAGTTACGCTAGCCCACAGTGTTACTGACGAAACAAATACAACTTCAACAGGTGTTTATGACGGTAAAAAACTTGATGAACTTGCCGATAGCGGCGATTCGGATTTCAACTTAATTTTGTACAATAAAATTAAAACCGAATTAGAAAAGCAATACGTAACGCTACCCCCGAGTAGTGCCATGGCCGGAATCTATGCAAGGGTTGACAGCAACCGTGGGGTCTGGAAAGCACCTGCCAATGTATCTATAAGTGGAGCCGTAGAGCCTACTATAAAAATTACGCACGAAGCACAACAAGATTTAAATATACATACCTCCGGAAAATCTATTAATGCAATCCGTTCGTTTACCGGAAAAGGTATTTTGGTTTGGGGTGCGCGTACACTTGCCGGCAACGACAATGAGTGGAAATACGTTCCCGTGCGTCGTTTCTTTAATATGGTTGAAGAATCTGTAGAAAAAGCATCTGCACAATTTGTGTTTGAACCAAACGATGCAAATACGTGGGTTAAAGTGCGTGCTATGATTGAAAATTTCCTGACGCTGCAATGGCGTGCGGGAGCACTGGCAGGAGCCAAGCCCGAACAAGCATTTTATGTACGTATTGGGCTGGGACAAACAATGACTGCAGACGACATCCTAAACGGAATCATGAATATTGAAATAGGCATGGCAGCAGTCCGTCCAGCCGAGTTTATTGTACTCAAGTTTTCACACAAAATGCAAGAGGCTTAA
- a CDS encoding DUF4255 domain-containing protein — translation MIYETLEIVKDQVSKYLEQKTSDANLVVLENVSKYDNPDINTMNDKVVLSLLNIEEEVALKNNPNVKFKNGETIYKNPAVHVNIFALFAANRTTYTSALRDVSFIIEFFQSKKIFTQVNTPLNPAIPALSNIKEFRFIAELYTPTFEQLNYIWGTLGGKALPAVLYKISVVKVESTALFEKGTPITEISGTFNNITK, via the coding sequence ATGATCTACGAAACACTCGAAATAGTAAAAGATCAGGTTTCAAAATATCTGGAACAAAAAACCAGTGATGCCAATTTAGTAGTACTGGAGAATGTTTCAAAATACGACAATCCGGATATAAATACGATGAATGATAAGGTAGTGCTTTCACTTTTAAATATAGAAGAAGAGGTAGCCCTAAAAAACAATCCAAATGTGAAGTTTAAGAATGGCGAGACCATTTACAAAAACCCCGCAGTTCATGTAAACATTTTTGCGCTTTTTGCGGCCAATAGGACCACGTACACCAGCGCATTACGCGATGTATCGTTTATTATAGAATTTTTTCAATCAAAAAAAATATTTACACAAGTTAATACGCCATTAAATCCTGCGATTCCTGCATTGTCTAATATTAAGGAGTTCCGATTTATCGCAGAACTCTATACACCCACTTTTGAACAGTTAAATTACATCTGGGGCACATTGGGCGGAAAAGCCCTACCGGCCGTACTTTATAAAATTAGTGTGGTGAAAGTTGAAAGTACCGCACTATTTGAAAAAGGTACCCCAATTACAGAAATTTCCGGAACCTTTAACAACATAACAAAATGA
- a CDS encoding sensor histidine kinase translates to MLEKEEILLLIYFIAIIFLLVLFVVIFFMAFQRRKNKFLQERYLAEQRYQRELADSQIEIQEQTLKNIAWELHDNVGQLLSVANIQLNVLMNAAPKPLYGQINETKELIQEVVQEIRSLSKVLNNDVILKNGLLASLQVELDRFKRLGYLDASLKITGDIIPISSANEIIIFRILQEFLSNVLKHARASKLFVHLDYKEKSLNIVAIDDGIGFNTALKTDSSGMETMRSRAQLIDAKFLIKSEIGKGTQLTLGYSYKGNK, encoded by the coding sequence ATGCTCGAGAAAGAAGAAATCCTCTTATTAATATATTTTATAGCAATCATTTTCTTATTGGTTCTGTTTGTGGTTATTTTTTTTATGGCCTTTCAACGCAGAAAAAATAAATTTTTACAGGAACGATATTTGGCAGAGCAACGTTATCAACGAGAACTGGCAGATTCGCAAATTGAAATCCAGGAACAAACGCTTAAAAATATAGCATGGGAACTTCACGATAACGTAGGCCAATTGCTTTCCGTTGCCAATATTCAATTAAATGTTTTAATGAACGCCGCACCCAAACCACTCTATGGACAAATAAACGAAACTAAAGAACTTATACAGGAAGTGGTACAAGAAATTCGGTCACTTTCCAAAGTGCTTAATAACGACGTTATACTTAAAAATGGTCTTTTAGCATCCTTGCAAGTAGAATTGGATAGATTTAAACGCTTGGGATATCTAGATGCCAGCCTAAAAATAACTGGCGATATAATTCCAATTAGTAGTGCAAATGAGATTATAATTTTTAGAATTTTACAGGAATTTCTCTCAAATGTGCTTAAACACGCCAGAGCTTCAAAATTATTCGTACATTTAGATTATAAAGAGAAATCTCTCAATATTGTAGCTATAGATGATGGTATTGGTTTTAACACCGCATTAAAAACCGATAGTTCTGGTATGGAAACCATGAGAAGTCGTGCACAACTTATTGATGCAAAATTTTTAATAAAATCTGAAATAGGAAAGGGCACACAGTTAACCTTAGGATATTCTTATAAAGGAAACAAATGA
- a CDS encoding response regulator transcription factor → MKAGHKNTIVIVDDHSLFARSLAKLINSFTDFNVLFIAKNGKELQTEIHKRNVLPEIILLDINMPVMDGFETAEWLGAHHPEIKILALSMEDDEQTILKMLRQGVKGYLLKDIHPEILNEALVELQQKGYYHSEKVAETLLHSLTPDDEGKIHDFKENELTFMKLACSEMTYKEIADVMALSPKTIDGYRQDLFKRLNIKNRVGLVLFALKKNLIKI, encoded by the coding sequence ATGAAGGCAGGCCATAAAAATACCATTGTAATTGTTGATGATCATTCGCTCTTTGCACGATCGTTGGCTAAACTTATTAATTCATTTACCGATTTCAATGTTCTCTTTATCGCCAAAAATGGAAAGGAATTACAAACCGAAATTCATAAACGAAATGTTCTTCCAGAAATAATCTTGCTCGATATCAATATGCCGGTTATGGACGGTTTTGAAACTGCCGAATGGCTGGGAGCTCACCATCCAGAGATAAAAATTCTAGCTCTTTCTATGGAAGACGACGAGCAAACTATTTTAAAAATGCTACGGCAAGGTGTAAAGGGGTACTTGTTAAAAGATATACATCCAGAAATTTTAAACGAAGCACTCGTTGAATTACAACAAAAGGGATATTATCATTCCGAGAAAGTAGCTGAAACTCTTTTACATTCCCTTACGCCAGATGATGAGGGAAAAATTCATGATTTTAAGGAAAACGAACTCACCTTTATGAAATTGGCTTGTTCGGAAATGACATATAAAGAAATTGCAGATGTAATGGCCCTTAGCCCCAAAACCATAGATGGGTACCGCCAAGATCTTTTTAAACGGCTCAATATTAAAAATAGGGTAGGGTTAGTGCTTTTTGCCTTAAAAAAGAATTTAATTAAAATTTAA
- a CDS encoding RluA family pseudouridine synthase, translated as MVVNKRPGDLVQGDKTGDAPLSEVVKQYIAEKYNKPGAVFLGVVHRLDRPTSGIVVFARTSKALGRLNKMFSERETEKTYWAVVKNAPPKIEDSLIHYLKRNSKQNKSYANAHKVPDSKKAILQYKLLKKLDNYYLLEILLETGRHHQIRAQLAAIGCAIKGDLKYGSDRSNPDGSIHLHAKKLTITHPVLKKKIVFEAPTPDDSVWNACT; from the coding sequence ATAGTGGTAAACAAGCGTCCGGGCGATCTTGTGCAGGGCGATAAAACGGGAGATGCACCTCTTTCCGAAGTAGTAAAACAATACATTGCCGAAAAATACAATAAGCCAGGGGCGGTATTTTTAGGCGTGGTACACAGATTGGATCGGCCTACAAGCGGAATTGTAGTTTTTGCTCGAACATCAAAAGCGTTGGGACGTTTAAACAAAATGTTTTCCGAAAGAGAAACCGAAAAAACATACTGGGCTGTGGTAAAAAATGCACCACCAAAAATTGAAGATTCGTTAATTCATTATTTAAAAAGAAATTCGAAGCAAAACAAATCGTACGCCAACGCCCATAAAGTTCCTGACAGTAAAAAAGCAATTTTACAGTATAAACTTTTAAAGAAATTAGACAATTATTATTTATTGGAAATACTACTGGAAACAGGAAGACATCACCAAATTAGAGCGCAGCTCGCCGCTATTGGTTGTGCAATTAAAGGCGATTTAAAATATGGCTCAGACCGAAGTAACCCGGATGGCAGTATTCATCTTCACGCCAAAAAACTAACAATTACCCACCCGGTATTAAAGAAAAAAATTGTTTTTGAAGCACCCACCCCAGACGATTCGGTTTGGAATGCTTGTACTTAA
- the panB gene encoding 3-methyl-2-oxobutanoate hydroxymethyltransferase — protein sequence MSTAKKEYKRITTKTLVDMKKKGEKISMLTAYDFTMAKIVDSAGIDVILVGDSASNVMAGHETTLPITLDQMIYHAASVVRGIERSLVVVDLPFGSYQSDPKEALRSAIRIMKESGGHAVKLEGGKEVKESIKRILNAGIPVMGHLGLTPQSIYKFGTYTVRAKEEEEAEKLIEDAILLEKTGCFAIVLEKVPAKLAQQVAEKISIPVIGIGAGNGVDGQVLVTHDMLGMTHEFNPRFLRRYLDLYSDMKNAFSQYSNDVKSGDFPNDSEQY from the coding sequence ATGAGTACAGCTAAAAAAGAATACAAGCGAATTACTACCAAAACTTTGGTAGATATGAAAAAGAAAGGTGAAAAAATATCGATGCTCACGGCATACGATTTTACCATGGCAAAAATTGTAGATAGCGCCGGAATAGACGTAATATTGGTGGGCGATTCGGCTAGTAATGTAATGGCTGGACACGAAACAACGCTCCCAATTACCTTGGACCAAATGATTTACCACGCCGCTTCTGTGGTTCGCGGTATTGAACGAAGTTTGGTGGTAGTAGATTTACCTTTTGGAAGCTACCAAAGCGATCCAAAGGAAGCCTTGCGTTCTGCTATTAGAATTATGAAGGAAAGTGGCGGACATGCAGTGAAATTGGAAGGCGGAAAAGAAGTAAAGGAATCTATAAAACGAATTTTAAACGCTGGAATTCCAGTGATGGGACATTTGGGATTAACGCCCCAGTCTATTTATAAATTTGGAACATATACGGTTCGCGCAAAAGAGGAAGAAGAAGCAGAAAAACTTATTGAAGACGCTATCTTATTAGAAAAAACTGGATGTTTTGCGATTGTTTTAGAAAAAGTTCCTGCCAAGCTTGCCCAACAAGTAGCCGAAAAAATAAGCATACCCGTTATTGGAATAGGCGCTGGAAATGGCGTTGATGGTCAAGTACTAGTAACCCACGATATGCTCGGAATGACTCACGAATTTAATCCGCGGTTTTTAAGGCGTTACTTAGATCTTTATTCAGACATGAAAAATGCTTTTAGCCAGTACAGTAATGATGTAAAAAGTGGCGATTTTCCAAATGATAGTGAACAGTATTAA
- a CDS encoding L-serine ammonia-lyase, with protein sequence MESISVFDMLSIGVGPSSSHTLGPWRAALRWIEELKEKKQFAEVRGIKVDLYGSLSLTGKGHATDIAVMLGLTGFDPVTFPIENIEKEIDFITTENILKLNNELNVPFIPKENIIFNRKFLEFHPNGMTFTATLQNGSKKSSSFYSIGGGFTVKEERKNKKLKQDKFAKFPFPIQNGAELAAYCKAENKSISEIVLENEKSLRSEAEINEGLKKIWDVMLDSMYVGTHTEGILPGGLNVTRRAFDMNKNLIGEHTYNGADEWIAAIRNTKVHFRQILKWVSCFALAVNEVNASLGRVVTAPTNGSAGVIPAVMLYYMVIENHDANFEDVRKFLLTAGEIGSIFKKGATISAAMGGCQAEIGVSSSMAAGALCELMGGTPDQCLMASEIAMEHHLGLTCDPIAGLVQIPCIERNAMGAIKAINACEMALDSDPAKAKVPLDKVIATMWETAKDMTSKYKETSEGGLAVQVNISDC encoded by the coding sequence ATGGAAAGCATTAGTGTTTTTGATATGTTATCAATTGGCGTTGGGCCTTCGAGTTCGCATACATTAGGACCGTGGCGCGCGGCATTGCGATGGATAGAGGAGCTAAAAGAAAAAAAACAGTTTGCCGAGGTACGCGGAATAAAAGTAGATTTGTACGGCTCTTTATCATTAACAGGAAAAGGCCACGCTACAGATATTGCGGTAATGCTAGGCTTAACAGGGTTTGACCCCGTAACATTTCCCATTGAAAATATTGAAAAGGAAATTGATTTTATTACAACTGAAAATATCCTGAAATTAAACAATGAGTTGAACGTACCCTTTATTCCGAAGGAAAATATCATCTTTAATCGAAAATTTCTTGAGTTTCACCCTAACGGAATGACGTTTACGGCAACTTTACAAAACGGCTCAAAAAAATCTTCGTCCTTTTATTCCATCGGTGGCGGATTTACCGTAAAAGAAGAAAGAAAGAACAAAAAGCTTAAGCAAGATAAGTTTGCAAAATTTCCATTTCCAATTCAAAACGGAGCTGAGCTTGCAGCGTATTGCAAAGCCGAGAATAAAAGCATTTCCGAAATAGTACTCGAAAACGAAAAATCGCTCCGAAGTGAAGCTGAAATAAACGAAGGTCTGAAAAAAATATGGGACGTAATGCTAGATTCCATGTATGTTGGCACCCATACCGAAGGTATTTTGCCCGGTGGGTTAAACGTTACCCGACGCGCTTTTGACATGAACAAAAATCTAATTGGGGAACATACTTACAACGGCGCAGACGAATGGATTGCTGCCATTAGAAATACAAAAGTTCATTTTCGCCAAATATTAAAATGGGTTTCGTGCTTTGCTTTAGCGGTTAACGAAGTTAATGCTTCTCTTGGCCGCGTAGTAACTGCTCCCACCAATGGTAGTGCCGGCGTAATTCCCGCAGTAATGCTGTATTATATGGTGATAGAAAACCACGATGCCAATTTTGAAGACGTTCGAAAATTTTTACTCACTGCCGGCGAAATAGGAAGTATTTTTAAAAAAGGAGCTACAATTTCTGCAGCTATGGGCGGTTGTCAAGCAGAAATTGGCGTTTCGTCATCTATGGCAGCTGGCGCACTCTGCGAGTTGATGGGCGGCACACCGGACCAATGTTTAATGGCTAGCGAAATTGCAATGGAGCATCACCTTGGGCTTACCTGCGACCCAATTGCAGGTTTGGTGCAAATACCTTGTATTGAACGCAATGCAATGGGCGCAATAAAAGCTATAAATGCTTGTGAAATGGCACTGGACAGCGACCCCGCGAAAGCAAAAGTACCGCTGGACAAAGTAATCGCCACGATGTGGGAAACAGCTAAGGATATGACTTCAAAATATAAAGAAACCAGCGAGGGCGGACTGGCAGTACAAGTAAACATTAGCGACTGTTAA
- the dinB gene encoding DNA polymerase IV — protein MNDKRNIVHMDLDTFFVSCERLLDNKLIGKPVLIGGTSDRGVVASCSYEARAFGIHSAMPMKLARQLCPEAIVVRGDAGTYSKFSENVTDVIKESVPLYEKASVDEFYIDLTGMDKFFGCEKLASELRQRIIKETGLPISFGLSINKTVSKIATGEAKPNNQIHIAKGTEKPFLSPLSVNKIPMVGEVTYRALCDLGIKQIKTIQEMPVEMMAKVFGKNGQTIWQKANGIDNTPVQQYTERKSISTERSFDRDTTDVKKLEGIIIAMAENLVFQLRRGNKLTACVTFKIRYSDFQTYTMQQKIPYSSADHKIIPVVMELFKKLYQRRLLVRMVGVRFSHLVEGGFQIDLFDDNEKIINLYHAMDKMRDRYGDRAVMRAAGMEAKSIGRWNPFTGAPPPLLPNRRL, from the coding sequence ATGAACGACAAAAGAAATATAGTACATATGGATTTGGACACCTTTTTCGTGTCCTGTGAACGCTTGTTGGACAACAAACTAATTGGAAAACCTGTGTTAATTGGCGGCACAAGCGATCGTGGCGTAGTGGCTTCGTGTAGTTATGAGGCCCGTGCTTTCGGAATTCATTCCGCAATGCCAATGAAATTAGCCAGACAATTATGCCCCGAAGCAATTGTGGTTCGTGGTGATGCTGGCACCTACAGCAAATTTTCAGAAAACGTAACCGATGTTATAAAAGAAAGTGTACCGCTTTACGAAAAAGCCTCCGTAGATGAATTTTATATTGATTTAACGGGAATGGATAAATTTTTTGGTTGCGAAAAATTAGCTTCAGAATTACGGCAGCGCATTATAAAAGAAACTGGACTGCCTATTTCTTTTGGCCTTTCTATCAATAAAACGGTATCAAAAATAGCTACGGGCGAAGCAAAACCGAACAATCAGATTCATATTGCAAAAGGAACCGAGAAACCGTTTCTTTCGCCTCTATCAGTCAATAAAATACCCATGGTGGGCGAAGTTACCTACCGCGCTTTATGCGATCTCGGCATAAAACAAATAAAAACCATACAGGAAATGCCGGTGGAAATGATGGCGAAAGTTTTTGGGAAAAATGGGCAGACTATTTGGCAAAAAGCGAACGGAATAGACAATACGCCCGTACAGCAATACACCGAACGCAAATCTATTTCTACCGAACGAAGCTTTGACCGCGATACCACCGACGTAAAAAAACTTGAAGGAATTATAATTGCAATGGCAGAAAATTTGGTTTTTCAATTGCGGCGCGGCAATAAACTCACCGCTTGCGTAACATTCAAAATTCGATATTCAGACTTTCAGACTTATACTATGCAGCAAAAAATACCGTATAGCTCGGCAGACCATAAAATTATTCCTGTTGTTATGGAGCTTTTTAAAAAATTATACCAACGTAGGCTTTTGGTACGAATGGTTGGAGTACGGTTTAGCCATTTGGTAGAAGGCGGATTTCAGATAGATTTGTTTGACGATAACGAAAAAATAATCAACCTCTATCACGCCATGGACAAGATGCGAGACCGTTATGGCGACCGTGCCGTAATGCGTGCTGCGGGAATGGAAGCTAAAAGCATTGGGCGTTGGAATCCGTTTACGGGAGCACCGCCGCCCTTATTGCCCAATAGACGACTCTAA